A single window of Salvia splendens isolate huo1 chromosome 6, SspV2, whole genome shotgun sequence DNA harbors:
- the LOC121809633 gene encoding L-galactose dehydrogenase-like isoform X2, with translation MALTPLELRPLGNTGLKLSSLGFGASPLGNVFGIVSEADAIATVRQAFNLGINFFDTSPYYGGTLSEKMLGKALKALGVPRNEYIVSTKCGRYKEGFDFSAERVTRSIDESLERLQLDYVDILQCHDIEFGSLDQIVTETIPALLKLKEAGKIKFIGITGLPLGIFSYVLDRSPPGTVDVILSYCHYGINDSTLEDLIPYLKSKGVGIISASPLAMGLLTESGPPEWHPASVELKFPLRLHVKMLLLIVKIKGRIYQSYLCNTAYQIKIFRLSWLG, from the exons ATGGCTCTAACCCCACTAGAGCTCCGGCCGTTGGGCAATACGGGGCTTAAGCTCAGCTCCCTCGGCTTCGGCGCCTCACCACTCGGTAATGTTTTCGGAATCGTCTCTGAAGCCGACGCCATCGCCACCGTCCGCCAAGCTTTTAACCTCGGAATCAACTTTTTCGATACATCACC GTATTATGGAGGAACATTATCTGAAAAGATGTTGGGGAAAGCATTGAAGGCTTTGGGAGTACCTAGAAATGAGTACATTGTGTCGACTAAATGTGGAAGGTATAAAGAAGGTTTTGATTTTAGTGCTGAAAGAGTGACGAGGAGCATTGATGAGAGCCTGGAGAGATTGCAGCTTGATTATGTTGATATCCTGCAATGTCATGATATAGAATTTGGCTCACTTGATCAG ATTGTTACTGAGACGATTCCCGCACTTCTTAAATTGAAGGAAGCAGGGAAGATTAAATTCATTGGTATAACGGGGCTTCCGTTGGGGATATTCTCTTATGTTCTGGATAGAAGTCCACCTGGAACAGTTGATGTAATCCTATCATACTGCCACTACGGTATAAACGACTCCACTTTGGAGGATCTTATCCCATACTTGAAGAGCAAGGGTGTTGGTATAATAAGTGCTTCTCCACTTGCTATGGGACTTCTTACTGAAAGCGGCCCTCCAGAATGGCACCCTGCTTCCGTGGAACTCAAG TTTCCTCTCAGGCTGCATGTCAAGATGCTGCTGCTTATTGTAAAGATAAAGGGAAGAATATATCAAAGTTATCTTTGCAATACAGCTTATCAAATAAAGATATTTCGACTATCTTGGTTGGGATGA
- the LOC121809633 gene encoding L-galactose dehydrogenase-like isoform X1, whose protein sequence is MALTPLELRPLGNTGLKLSSLGFGASPLGNVFGIVSEADAIATVRQAFNLGINFFDTSPYYGGTLSEKMLGKALKALGVPRNEYIVSTKCGRYKEGFDFSAERVTRSIDESLERLQLDYVDILQCHDIEFGSLDQIVTETIPALLKLKEAGKIKFIGITGLPLGIFSYVLDRSPPGTVDVILSYCHYGINDSTLEDLIPYLKSKGVGIISASPLAMGLLTESGPPEWHPASVELKAACQDAAAYCKDKGKNISKLSLQYSLSNKDISTILVGMNSVKQVDENVAAAVEVATVGKDEKAISEIEEILKPVKNQTWPSGIQQS, encoded by the exons ATGGCTCTAACCCCACTAGAGCTCCGGCCGTTGGGCAATACGGGGCTTAAGCTCAGCTCCCTCGGCTTCGGCGCCTCACCACTCGGTAATGTTTTCGGAATCGTCTCTGAAGCCGACGCCATCGCCACCGTCCGCCAAGCTTTTAACCTCGGAATCAACTTTTTCGATACATCACC GTATTATGGAGGAACATTATCTGAAAAGATGTTGGGGAAAGCATTGAAGGCTTTGGGAGTACCTAGAAATGAGTACATTGTGTCGACTAAATGTGGAAGGTATAAAGAAGGTTTTGATTTTAGTGCTGAAAGAGTGACGAGGAGCATTGATGAGAGCCTGGAGAGATTGCAGCTTGATTATGTTGATATCCTGCAATGTCATGATATAGAATTTGGCTCACTTGATCAG ATTGTTACTGAGACGATTCCCGCACTTCTTAAATTGAAGGAAGCAGGGAAGATTAAATTCATTGGTATAACGGGGCTTCCGTTGGGGATATTCTCTTATGTTCTGGATAGAAGTCCACCTGGAACAGTTGATGTAATCCTATCATACTGCCACTACGGTATAAACGACTCCACTTTGGAGGATCTTATCCCATACTTGAAGAGCAAGGGTGTTGGTATAATAAGTGCTTCTCCACTTGCTATGGGACTTCTTACTGAAAGCGGCCCTCCAGAATGGCACCCTGCTTCCGTGGAACTCAAG GCTGCATGTCAAGATGCTGCTGCTTATTGTAAAGATAAAGGGAAGAATATATCAAAGTTATCTTTGCAATACAGCTTATCAAATAAAGATATTTCGACTATCTTGGTTGGGATGAATTCTGTCAAACAG GTTGATGAAAATGTAGCAGCTGCAGTTGAAGTTGCAACAGTTGGGAAGGATGAGAAGGCCATATCAGAGATTGAAGAAATTCTGAAACCTGTGAAAAATCAGACATGGCCTAGTGGCATTCAGCAGAGTTGA
- the LOC121808021 gene encoding soluble inorganic pyrophosphatase 6, chloroplastic-like: protein MAATRVIASAGNAVSGGFLCRGQFRAAPQSLNLTFRNGRLLTQKRRLFTCNAIQNPQVQIKEEGQPESFDYRVFFLDNSGKKISPWHDIPLHLGDGVFNFIVEIPKESSAKMEVATDEVYTPIKQDTKKGKLRYYPYNINWNYGLLPQTWEDPSLANAEVEGAFGDNDPVDVVEIGDSQGKIGQVMKVKPLAALAMIDEGELDWKIVAISLDDPRASLVNDVDDVEKHFPGTLTAIRNWFRDYKIPDGKPANRFGLDNKPANKDYALKVITETNESWAKLVKRSIPSGELSLV, encoded by the exons ATGGCGGCGACCAGAGTCATAGCATCGGCTGGCAACGCCGTCTCCGGCGGTTTTCTCTGCAGAGGCCAATTCAGGGCTGCGCCTCAAAGCCTCAATCTCACCTTCAGAAACGGCAGATTGCTGACGCAGAAAAGGCGCCTCTTTACGTGCAATGCCATACAAAACCCCCAAGTTCAAATCAAGGAAGAGGGCCAGCCCGAATCCTTCGATTACCGCGTCTTCTTCCTCGATAATTCCGGCAAAAAG ATTTCCCCCTGGCATGATATTCCACTGCACTTAGGTGATGGTGTATTCAATTTCATAGTGGAGATTCCAAAGGAATCGAGTGCGAAGATGGAAGTTGCTACAGATGAAGTGTATACCCCCATTAAGCAAGATACAAAGAAGGGAAAACTCCGATACTACCC ATACAACATCAACTGGAACTATGGGTTGCTTCCACAAACATGGGAAGATCCTTCACTTGCAAATGCTGAAGTTGAAGGGGCATTTGGAGACAATGATCCAG TTGATGTTGTTGAGATTGGGGATAGCCAAGGAAAAATTGGGCAAGTCATGAAAGTGAAGCCCTTGGCTGCTTTGGCAATGATAGATGAGGGAGAGCTTGACTGGAAAATAGTTGCCATTTCATTGGATGATCCCAGGGCTTCCCTTGTTAATGATGTTGATGATGTCGAGAAGCATTTTCCA GGAACTCTCACTGCAATCAGAAACTGGTTCAGGGACTACAAGATACCCGATGGAAAACCTGCCAACAGATTTGGCCTTGACAACAAGCCAGCAAACAAG GATTATGCACTTAAGGTTATCACTGAGACAAACGAATCGTGGGCTAAACTTGTGAAAAGATCCATTCCTTCTGGTGAACTATCTCTTGTCTAA
- the LOC121808020 gene encoding probable sphingolipid transporter spinster homolog 2, translating into MGEEENTQDPNSNPSPNSNPGPNPSPDPSQAPGAQSAAVTLETEKETGSDMARASTSLAPKPSWFTPKRLLAIFCVINLINYIDRGAIASNGVNGSARTCSESGVCTSGSGIQGEFDMTNFEDGVISSAFMVGLLVASPIFASTAKSVNPFRLIGIGLTVWTVAVTFCGFSFNFWSIAVARMLVGVGEASFISLAAPFIDDNAPVTQRIAWLGAFYMCIPTGIAVGYIYGGLISTFGWRWAFWVEALLMLPFAILGFVMKPLQLKGFGPAEASQPLTAADDGSEDQGSDLSTRGVVGDESSKSLRFGALTTFGKDMQLLLLNKVYVVNVLGYIAYNFVIGAYSYWGPKAGYNIYHMSNADYMFGGVTAICGVFGSIAGGLVLDRMNSTLPNAFKLLSVATLLGAAFCFAAFCFHSLYVFLALFAIGELLVFATQAPVNFVCLHCVKPSLRPLSMAISTVSIHIFGDVPSSPLVGLLQDRINNWRVTALTLTSILFVAAGIWVIGIFMPAVDRYNEDAEHPAPVVDKLNSTPLLTDKMVEAA; encoded by the exons ATGGGGGAAGAAGAAAACACACAAGACCCCAATTCAAATCCCAGTCCAAATTCAAATCCGGGGCCTAATCCAAGCCCGGATCCGAGCCAGGCCCCAGGGGCTCAATCTGCAGCTGTGACTTTGGAGACGGAGAAAGAGACGGGTTCAGATATGGCTAGAGCTTCCACCTCTTTAGCCCCAAAACCTTCTTGGTTTACTCCGAAAAG GCTTCTTGCTATTTTTTGTGTGATCAACTTGATAAATTACATAGATCGTGGAGCTATAGCGAGTAATGGAGTAAATGGGAGCGCCAGAACTTGCTCAGAAAGTGGTGTATGCACCTCTGGTAGTGGAATTCA GGGTGAATTTGACATGACTAATTTTGAGGATGGAGTTATATCATCTGCTTTCATGGTTGGCCTCCTTGTGGCTTCTCCGATATTTGCATCTACAGCCAAGAG TGTCAATCCTTTTAGGCTCATTGGAATTGGCTTGACTGTTTGGACTGTTGCTGTTACTTTTTGTGGGTTTTCGTTTAATTTTTGGTCCATTGCGGTTGCTCGCAT GCTAGTGGGTGTTGGTGAGGCTTCATTCATAAGTCTTGCTGCTCCTTTCATAGATGACAATGCCCCAGTCACACAG AGAATAGCATGGCTCGGAGCATTTTACATGTGTATACCAACTGGTATTGCAGTGGGGTACATTTATGGTGGATTG ATTAGTACCTTTGGTTGGCGATGGGCATTCTGGGTAGAGGCACTATTGATGCTTCCTTTTGCTATTTTAGGCTTTGTGATGAAACCATTACAGTTGAAAG GTTTTGGTCCTGCTGAAGCTAGCCAGCCTTTGACAGCAGCAGATGATGGATCAGAAGATCAAG GGTCTGACCTTTCTACAAGGGGAGTGGTTGGTGATGAAAGTTCAAAATCTTTGAG GTTCGGAGCTTTAACGACATTTGGGAAAGATATGCAACTTCTTTTGCTTAACAAGGTGTACGTGGTTAATGTTCTTG GGTATATTGCATATAATTTTGTGATAGGTGCCTATTCTTACTGGGGACCTAAGGCAGGCTATAATATATACCACATG AGCAATGCAGATTATATGTTTGGTGGAGTTACAGCGATCTGTGGAGTCTTCGGTTCAATAGCAGGCGGTCTTGTTCTTGATCGTATGAATTCCACATTACCCAATGCGTTTAAG CTTCTGTCAGTTGCCACACTCCTTGGAGCAGCATTCTGCTTTGCTGCTTTTTGTTTCCATAGCCTGTATGTTTTTCTGGCACTTTTTGCAATCGGGGAGTTGCTCGTATTTGCTACCCAG GCCCCTGTAAATTTCGTTTGTCTGCATTGTGTCAAGCCCAGTCTTCGACCACTTTCAATGGCAATATCTACTGTATCAATTCACATATTTGGTGATGTGCCGTCCTCTCCCCTCGTTGGGCTTCTCCAG GATCGGATTAACAATTGGAGGGTTACTGCCCTTACTTTGACGTCTATTCTATTTGTGGCTGCTGGAATTTGGGTTATAG GAATTTTCATGCCTGCTGTGGATAGATATAACGAGGATGCTGAGCACCCAGCTCCGGTGGTGGATAAGTTGAATTCCACTCCATTGCTTACGGATAAGATGGTGGAAGCAGCTTAG